One Hordeum vulgare subsp. vulgare chromosome 4H, MorexV3_pseudomolecules_assembly, whole genome shotgun sequence DNA window includes the following coding sequences:
- the LOC123447824 gene encoding acetolactate synthase small subunit 2, chloroplastic-like, with protein MAAAAAAAVTPQRVAVGTGSHHHHQPPPRPPVSISARPRARLVPVAAAAATPATGGVAPVPPHPRRSVVKRHTISVFVGDESGMINRIAGVFARRGYNIESLAVGLNKDKALFTIVVSGTEKILTQVVEQLYKLVNVIQVDDLSKEPQVERELMLIKLNVEPEQRLEVMGLVDIFRAKVVDLSDHTLTVEVTGDPGKIAAVQRNLSKFGIKEVARTGKIALRREKMGQTAPFWRFSVASYPDLEVKMPSKSTLSTAKATSGDSEESSQGDVYPVESYESFSMNQILDAHWGAMTDSDPTGFCSHTLSILVNDSPGVLNVVTGVFARRGYNIQSLAVGPAEKMGTSRITTVVPGNDESIAKLVQQLYKLIDVYEVQDLTHLPFAARELMIIKVAGNTSARRDILDIAEDVFRAKTVDVSGHTITLQLTGDLDKMVALQRLLEPYGICEIARTGRVALCRESGVDSKYLRGYSLPG; from the exons atggccgccgccgccgccgccgccgtaacTCCTCAACGCGTCGCGGTCGGGACTGggtcccaccaccaccaccagccgcCGCCTCGTCCGCCCGTGTCCATCTCGGCCAGGCCGAGGGCTCGCCTCGTGCCCGTCGCCGCGGCGGCCGCTACCCCGGCCACCGGCGGCGTCGCGCCGGTGCCACCCCACCCAAGGCGCTC ggTTGTAAAGCGCCACACGATATCGGTTTTTGTTGGGGATGAGAGTGGGATGATCAATCGGATTGCCGGGGTCTTCGCTAGAAGAGGGTACAACATTGAGTCGTTGGCAGTTGGGCTGAACAAGGACAAGGCTCTgttcaccatagtggtgtcaggaACAGAGAAGATACTCACACAGGTCGTCGAGCAGCTCTACAAACTTGTCAATGTTATACAG GTTGACGATTTGTCAAAGGAACCACAAGTTGAAAGAGAGCTCATGCTTATAAAACTAAATGTAGAGCCAGAACAGCGTCTCGAG GTGATGGGTTTGGTTGACATTTTCAGAGCCAAAGTGGTTGATCTTTCAGACCATACACTAACTGTTGAG GTAACTGGAGATCCTGGAAAGATTGCTGCTGTACAGAGGAACCTGAGCAAATTCGGGATCAAAGAAGTTGCCAGAACTGGCAAG ATAGCTTTGCGGCGTGAGAAAATGGGACAAACCGCTCCTTTTTGGAGGTTCTCGGTAGCTTCCTATCCTGATCTTGAAGTGAAAATGCCTTCAAAGTCTACACTAAGCACTGCAAAGGCAACCAGTGGAGATTCTGAGGAATCATCCCAG GGCGATGTTTATCCAGTGGAATCTTACGAAAGCTTCTCGATGAATCAAATTCTTGATGCTCATTGGGGGGCCATGACTGACAGTGAT CCTACAGGGTTTTGTTCACATACTTTGTCGATCCTTGTGAATGATTCCCCTGGAGTTCTTAATGTCGTAACGGGTGTCTTTGCCCGGAGAGGCTACAATATTCAG AGTCTTGCTGTTGGCCCAGCTGAAAAAATGGGCACTTCTCGCATCACCACCGTTGTTCCTGGAAATGATGAATCTATCGCCAAGCTAGTACAACAACTTTATAAGCTCATTGATGTTTATGAG GTTCAAGATCTTACACATTTACCATTTGCGGCTAGAGAGTTAATGATCATAAAGGTCGCTGGGAATACCTCAGCTCGAAGGGATATCCTGGATATTGCTGAGGATGTTTTCAGGGCCAAAACAGTTGATGTATCAGGCCACACAATAACTCTTCAG CTTACCGGGGATCTTGATAAAATGGTTGCATTACAGAGGTTGCTTGAGCCCTACGGCATCTGTGAG ATTGCACGAACTGGCAGGGTTGCGCTGTGCCGTGAGTCAGGAGTCGATTCCAAGTACCTCCGTGGCTATTCCCTTCCTGGATAG